From a single Nicotiana tabacum cultivar K326 chromosome 8, ASM71507v2, whole genome shotgun sequence genomic region:
- the LOC107781613 gene encoding anthranilate synthase beta subunit 1, chloroplastic, whose protein sequence is MASIIVPPSSSQSSVIQINAKNTSLSPHPHQTTLAFPILSSSGGSALRIRSEKLLKRTAFAISQNSSPTCVELSDTNKRTKSPIIVIDNYDSFTYNLCQYMGELGCNFEVYRNDELTVDELKKKNPRGILISPGPGAPQDSGISLQTVLELGPTVPLFGVCMGLQCIGEAFGGKIVRAPYGVMHGKSSLVYYNEGGEDGLFAGLSNPFTAGRYHSLVIHKDTFPKDALEITAWTEDGLIMAARHKVYRHLQGVQFHPESIITTEGKTIVRNFVKMIERKEEAETQD, encoded by the exons ATGGCCAGCATTATCGTCCCTCCATCCTCTTCACAATCTTCCGTCATTCAAATCAACGCCAAAAACACATCTCTCTCACCTCATCCTCACCAAACGACTCTAGCTTTTCCAATTCTCTCCAGCTCCGGAGGCTCTGCTCTCCGAATCAGAAGTGAAAAATTGCTCAAAAGGACGGCGTTTGCTATATCGCAGAATAGCTCACCTACTTGTGTTGAATTATCGGATACTAATAAACGGACTAAGAGTCCAAttattgttattgataattacGATAGCTTCACTTATAATCTCTGTCAG TATATGGGAGAGCTTGGATGCAATTTCGAGGTTTATCGAAACGACGAGCTTACTGTGGATGAACTGAAAAA GAAAAATCCAAGGGGAATACTAATATCGCCTGGACCTG GTGCACCTCAAGATTCAGGGATATCATTGCAAACTGTACTGGAGCTTGGACCAACTGTACCGTTATTTGGTGTTTGCATGGGTTTGCAATGTATTGGAGAGGCTTTTGGAG GTAAAATTGTTCGTGCTCCATACGGTGTGATGCATGGGAAAAGCTCCCTTGTGTATTATAATGAAGGTGGGGAAGACGGCTTATTTGCTGGGCTATCAAA CCCATTCACAGCTGGTAGATACCACAGTCTTGTAATACACAAGGATACTTTCCCCAAAGACGCTCTTGAGATAACTGCATGGACAGAAGATGGTCTTATAATGGCTGCTCGTCACAAAGTTTATCGACATCTACAG GGGGTGCAATTCCATCCTGAAAGTATTATCACAACGGAAGGCAAGACAATAGTTCGCAATTTTGTCAAAATGATAGAGAGGAAAGAAGAAGCAGAAACTCAAGACTAG
- the LOC107781615 gene encoding uncharacterized protein LOC107781615 → MELFPVYILHSGEWEENKFINFVSDYVIIESTFSYNNLVAAISEQIRIDSELNTIEINFLPNDVKEIYDNRLVAASSSYLVATSSSCLVATSSNSIDVSTIDSTEIMPDIKLIENTKLSENTGIIDNMLNEFIVEDQVYKDKETVMNVMKNLAVRERFQFKVKRSSATRYHLMCVDDNCAWSFKSYAVFKANIFKVRSYNNNHTCGYGERYLTQRQATSGVIASIVKEKYVNPKKIYTANDIIEDIQKQHGIEVSYMKAWRAKEIAMTMIRGSPSDSYKELPKYFYMLEQTNPGTVTKLHKSEDGCFLYAYVSLYASIKCWEHCRPIIVVDGSFLKATYKGTILTVCTQDGAGKIFPLAYAIVDSENNKSWEWFFVQIKGTFGVREGMCIVSHRNESIFNATKAVYPEVPHCICMFHLWQNVKRTFKKHHKQLKDIFFALARAYTIEKFEYHMTEMCKIDPRVKPYLFEIGYERWSRAYSKVKRSMVMTSNIAESINAANKDARGLPVMRLLEYMTNLLQQWNNKNRKSAMKTSTELGEKYDKLLRENLIASEQITIK, encoded by the exons ATGGAGCTTTTTCCAGTTTACATTCTTCATAGTGGTGAATGGGAAGAAAACAAGTTTATCAATTTCGTCAGCGATTATGTAATAATTGAGTCGACATTCAGCTATAACAATTTAGTTGCAGCTATTTCGGAACAGATTAGAATCGATAGTGAGTTAAACACAATAGAGATTAACTTTCTCCCAAATGATG TGAAAGAGATTTATGATAATCGTTTAGTTGCTGCAAGTTCCAGTTATTTGGTTGCTACAAGTTCAAGTTGTTTAGTTGCTACAAGTTCCAATTCTATAGATGTATCCACAATTGATAGCACCGAGATTATGCCTGATATCAAATTGATTGAAAACACGAAACTTAGTGAAAACACGGGTATAATAGATAATATGTTGAACGAATTTATTGTGGAGGATCAAGTTTATAAAGATAAAGAGACAGTTATGAATGTGATGAAGAACTTGGCTGTACGCGAAAGGTTCCAATTCAAGGTGAAGAGATCTAGTGCAACAAG GTATCACCTTATGTGTGTGGATGACAATTGTGCTTGGAGTTTCAAATCTTATGCCGTTTTCAAGGCAAACATATTCAAAGTGAGAAGTTACAATAATAATCACACATGCGGCTATGGTGAAAGATACTTAACACAACGTCAAGCTACTTCGGGTGTAATTGCTAGTATAGTCAAGGAGAAGTATGTTAATCCAAAAAAAATTTACACCGCAAATGATATAATAGAGGACATACAAAAGCAACACGGAATTGAAGTGAGCTACATGAAAGCATGGAGAGCTAAAGAGATAGCAATGACAATGATAAGAGGGAGTCCGAGTGATTCATATAAGGAGTTGCCGAAGTATTTTTATATGTTGGAGCAAACAAATCCAGGAACGGTTACAAAGTTGCACAAATCAGAAGATGGATGCTTTCTTTATGCATATGTTTCGCTATATGCATCTATCAAGTGCTGGGAGCATTGCAGACCGATAATAGTTGTTGACGGAAGTTTCCTTAAAGCAACATATAAGGGTACCATATTGACTGTTTGCACACAGGATGGAGCTG GAAAAATCTTTCCACTTGCATATGCAATTGTAGATTCAGAGAATAACAAATCTTGGGAGTGGTTCTTTGTCCAGATAAAGGGTACTTTTGGAGTTAGGGAAGGGATGTGTATAGTTTCACATAGAAATGAAAGCATCTTCAATGCCACAAAAGCTGTGTACCCAGAAGTACCACATTGTATTTGCATGTTTCACTTGTGGCAGAATGTAAAGCGCACATTCAAAAAACATCACAAACAATTGAAGGATATCTTCTTTGCTTTGGCTAGAGCTTACACGATAGAGAAGTTTGAGTACCATATGACAGAGATGTGCAAAATTGATCCGAGGGTGAAGCCTTACTTGTTCGAAATTGGCTACGAAAGGTGGTCTAGGGCATATTCCAAAGTGAAAAGGTCGATGGTAATGACTTCCAATATTGCAGAGTCAATTAATGCAGCTAACAAGGATGCTAGAGGGTTACCGGTAATGCGATTGCTGGAGTACATGACAAATTTGCTACAACAGTGGAACAACAAAAACAGAAAAAGTGCAATGAAGACATCTACAGAGCTTGGCGAAAAGTACGACAAACTCCTTCGGGAAAATCTGATTGCATCGGAGCAAATAACGATAAAATGA
- the LOC107786851 gene encoding uncharacterized protein LOC107786851, translated as MALEAYASQNTDKIHPDVLSQARISCYKARDAFYSCLEKESSKKPTEIATVGLLYPVECKKTREEYVRQCRPTWVKHFDRQYCAKKRVQRLLDDNDSRRGV; from the exons ATGGCGCTAGAAGCTTACGCATCACAAAACACTGATAAAATCCATCCAGATGTTCTCTCACAAGCTCGAATATCTTGTTACAAG GCAAGAGATGCATTTTATTCATGTCTGGAGAAAGAATCGAGTAAAAAGCCTACAGAAATTGCTACAGTTGGGCTTTTATATCCAGTTGAATGCAAGAAAACAAGAGAGGAATATGTGAGACAATGTCGACCCACTTGG GTAAAGCATTTTGATAGGCAATACTGTGCTAAGAAGAGAGTTCAGAGACTTTTGGATGATAATGATTCAAGAAGAG GGGTTTAA